In one Paramisgurnus dabryanus chromosome 21, PD_genome_1.1, whole genome shotgun sequence genomic region, the following are encoded:
- the LOC135775247 gene encoding uncharacterized protein: MGGPVDGTKLILSRKAFLIETLREDSDFVLQHCHSLNILSNNEYNNIKDINNRSKQVRDILDYVIHKGNKSALEFLRLLRRQDMQDTFPKLEVLQDLSINKRKAPKSIETTAKRKTELENNVLSEQPCMTNSRMVTEKEMMKVARCIGNSWREVGIMALEMSTTTLQQIEEDNKLHTERVFAMLRRWSMRERDGATAFCLYNLLTQEENGVDPRKINFLLENN; encoded by the exons ATGGGTGGACCAGTAGATGGCACTAAGCTCATTTTGAGTCGAAAGGCATTTCTTATAGAAACCCTAAGGGAAGATTCGGATTTTGTCCTGCAGCATTGCCATTCACTAAACATACTGTCCAATAATGAATACAACAACATCAAAGACATTAATAACCGATCAAAGCAGGTTCGGGATATCCTGGATTATGTGATTCACAAAGGCAACAAAAGTGCACTGGAATTCCTAAGGTTGCTGAGAAGACAAGACATGCAAGACACATTTCCAAAACTAGAGGTGCTTCAAGACCTGTCAATCAACAAACGAAAAGCCCCAAAATCTATAG AAACAACagcaaaaagaaaaacagagcTGGAAAACAATGTTCTCAGCGAGCAGCCATGCATGACCA ATTCCAGAATGGTGACCGAGAAGGAGATGATGAAGGTCGCCCGATGCATTGGGAACAGCTGGAGGGAGGTGGGCATTATGGCACTGGAAATGAGCACCACTACTCTTCAGCAGATCGAGGAGGATAACAAATTACACACCGAACGCGTTTTTGCCATGTTGCGACGATGGAGCATGCGCGAGAGGGATGGGGCCACAGCATTCTGTCTCTATAACCTCTTAACCCAAGAGGAGAACGGCGTGGACCCCcggaaaataaactttttgctGGAAAACAACTGA